A single genomic interval of Halorubrum aethiopicum harbors:
- a CDS encoding GntP family permease produces MAPVPLQGTVQFAHSPLLTFIIGLIIVIGLLVWLDLPAFIGLIISAFLVGVVNTIFVADFTAADAGSQVATAFGNGMAGIGIPILMAAVIGKGMLESGAAQRIVRGFQGLLGESNSDVALLGSSSVLAVPVFFDSVFYLMAPLARSMRARVGRDYTLFIVVVGAGAATTHVFVPPTPGPLAVADQVGSNLGTTILVGLVTAIPAAIMSGLVYGRWINARLDIPLRDTMATSTEELQEVADRPTSELPGVLESLAPILLAVLLIASSTFVNTFQEAVPALASLQPITDFLGNKNVALTVAALAAAYTFYRYDTMSQSEWSDELTEALQSGGNIAAITAAGGAFGALLAASGIGDYLAGALQEVGIGLLITAWLIAAIVRIAQGSATAAMLTAAGIMAPLTGQLTVHPAYLVMAIGAGGNIFSWFNDSGFWLVSEIGGLTKGETLQTWTALTTIISVTGLITVLIVSTVLPLA; encoded by the coding sequence ATGGCACCCGTACCACTCCAAGGAACCGTTCAGTTCGCGCACAGTCCACTACTAACTTTCATTATCGGTCTCATAATCGTGATCGGACTGCTGGTGTGGTTGGACCTGCCGGCGTTCATCGGGCTGATCATCTCGGCGTTCCTCGTCGGCGTGGTGAACACGATCTTCGTCGCGGACTTCACCGCCGCCGACGCCGGAAGCCAGGTAGCGACGGCGTTCGGGAACGGGATGGCGGGGATCGGGATACCGATCCTGATGGCCGCCGTCATCGGCAAGGGGATGTTGGAGAGCGGCGCGGCCCAACGGATCGTCCGGGGCTTCCAGGGCCTGCTCGGCGAGAGCAACTCCGACGTCGCGCTGCTCGGGAGCAGTTCGGTGTTGGCGGTCCCGGTGTTCTTCGACAGCGTGTTCTACCTGATGGCGCCGCTCGCGCGCTCGATGCGGGCGCGCGTCGGTCGCGACTACACGCTGTTCATCGTCGTCGTCGGGGCGGGGGCCGCGACGACGCACGTGTTCGTCCCGCCCACGCCCGGCCCGCTCGCGGTCGCCGACCAGGTCGGGAGCAACCTGGGGACGACGATCCTCGTCGGGCTGGTCACCGCCATCCCGGCGGCGATCATGTCCGGGCTCGTCTACGGTCGCTGGATCAACGCCCGACTCGACATCCCGCTGCGGGACACGATGGCGACGTCGACGGAGGAGCTCCAGGAGGTCGCCGACCGGCCGACCAGCGAGCTCCCCGGCGTCCTCGAGTCGCTGGCTCCGATCCTGCTGGCCGTCCTGCTGATCGCGTCCTCGACGTTCGTCAACACGTTCCAGGAGGCCGTTCCGGCGCTGGCCTCGCTCCAACCGATCACGGACTTCCTCGGCAACAAGAACGTCGCGTTGACGGTCGCCGCGCTCGCGGCCGCGTACACGTTCTACCGCTACGACACCATGAGCCAGAGCGAGTGGAGCGACGAGCTCACCGAGGCCCTCCAGAGCGGCGGGAACATCGCCGCGATCACCGCGGCCGGCGGGGCGTTCGGCGCGCTGCTCGCCGCCTCCGGCATCGGTGACTACCTGGCGGGCGCGCTCCAGGAGGTCGGGATCGGCCTGCTCATCACCGCCTGGCTCATCGCCGCGATCGTCCGCATCGCCCAGGGGTCGGCCACCGCCGCGATGTTGACCGCCGCCGGGATCATGGCGCCGCTCACCGGACAGCTGACCGTCCACCCGGCGTACCTCGTGATGGCCATCGGGGCCGGCGGAAACATCTTCTCGTGGTTCAACGACTCCGGCTTCTGGCTCGTCAGCGAGATCGGAGGGCTCACCAAGGGGGAGACGCTCCAGACCTGGACCGCCCTCACGACGATCATCTCGGTGACCGGGCTGATCACCGTGTTGATCGTCTCCACGGTCCTCCCGCTCGCCTGA
- a CDS encoding ABC transporter ATP-binding protein: protein MTAIELRGVTKEFPGVTAVSDLDLTVEEGEVYGFLGPNGAGKSTTIDMVLDLVRPTAGTVTVLGRDATADSVEIRRRTGVLPDGFSVYERLSGRRHVEFAIESKAVDVEADPVLERVGLLEDADRRAGDYSKGMRQRLALAMALVGDPDLLILDEPSSGLDPAGVKDMREIVAAEADRGATVFFSSHVLAQVEAVCDRVGILREGELVAEDSIDGLRETVGDGETLEVAVDDATDAVVDAVRAVEGVSRVDRDGDTLRVSCDPGVKTRVIAAAEDAGAVVDDFHTEEASLEDLFLAYTEGEETPTGREDAATGEVDA, encoded by the coding sequence ATGACCGCAATCGAGCTGCGCGGCGTGACGAAGGAGTTCCCGGGCGTCACCGCCGTGTCCGACCTCGATCTCACGGTCGAGGAGGGCGAGGTGTACGGCTTCCTCGGCCCCAACGGGGCCGGCAAGTCGACGACCATCGACATGGTGCTCGATCTCGTCCGGCCGACAGCGGGCACGGTGACGGTGCTCGGCCGCGACGCCACCGCCGACAGCGTCGAGATCCGGCGGCGGACCGGCGTCCTCCCCGACGGCTTCTCCGTGTACGAGCGGCTCTCCGGCCGGAGACACGTCGAGTTCGCGATCGAGTCGAAGGCGGTCGACGTCGAGGCCGATCCCGTCCTCGAGCGCGTCGGCCTCCTCGAGGACGCCGACCGCAGGGCGGGCGACTACTCCAAGGGGATGCGCCAGCGGCTCGCGCTCGCGATGGCGCTCGTCGGCGACCCCGACCTGTTGATCCTCGACGAGCCGTCCTCCGGGCTCGACCCCGCGGGCGTGAAGGACATGCGCGAGATCGTCGCCGCGGAGGCCGACCGCGGCGCGACCGTCTTCTTCTCCTCGCACGTGCTCGCGCAGGTCGAGGCCGTCTGTGACCGCGTCGGCATCCTCCGGGAGGGCGAACTCGTCGCCGAGGACTCCATCGACGGGCTCCGCGAGACGGTCGGCGACGGGGAGACGCTGGAGGTCGCCGTCGACGACGCGACCGACGCGGTCGTCGACGCGGTCCGCGCGGTCGAGGGGGTCTCGCGGGTCGACCGCGACGGCGACACGCTCCGCGTGAGCTGTGACCCCGGCGTGAAGACGCGGGTCATCGCCGCGGCCGAGGACGCCGGGGCCGTCGTCGACGACTTCCACACCGAGGAGGCGTCGCTGGAGGACCTCTTCTTAGCGTACACGGAGGGCGAGGAAACGCCGACCGGACGGGAGGACGCGGCCACGGGAGAGGTGGACGCATGA
- a CDS encoding ABC transporter permease subunit has protein sequence MSLLAVANKDFQDTVRSRGMVLLVALFSLLVALFAYVVRPQGQAGQFATELLLSAFVGPVLVTGLVPLVGVVVGYNAVSGERESGSLKLLLSLPHSRADVVFGKVLGRGAALALATFAGFLLPALVLIVVPVTFNAGSFLGYTVFAAALGVVFVAIAVGCSAAVATRQRALIAGVGVYALFVLLWGLFTGRVVGAFSGPIEALPVSMAQIRTFLDAANPTSGIELLANAFLGDQLLSGDSVNQQVSAVAMLVFWTLAPPLAGLLKFDRADL, from the coding sequence ATGAGTCTCCTCGCGGTCGCGAACAAGGACTTCCAGGACACGGTCCGGTCGCGCGGCATGGTCCTCCTCGTCGCGCTGTTCTCGCTTCTCGTCGCCCTCTTCGCGTACGTCGTCCGCCCGCAGGGTCAGGCCGGCCAGTTCGCGACCGAACTCCTCTTGAGCGCGTTCGTCGGACCGGTGCTCGTGACCGGGCTGGTCCCGCTCGTGGGCGTCGTCGTCGGCTACAACGCGGTGAGCGGCGAGCGCGAGTCCGGATCGCTGAAGCTGCTCCTCTCTCTCCCCCACTCGCGGGCCGACGTCGTCTTCGGGAAGGTGCTCGGTCGGGGCGCGGCGCTGGCGCTCGCGACGTTCGCCGGCTTCCTGTTGCCCGCGCTCGTGTTGATCGTCGTTCCGGTGACGTTCAACGCGGGATCGTTCCTCGGGTACACCGTCTTCGCCGCGGCGCTCGGGGTCGTGTTCGTCGCCATCGCGGTCGGCTGCTCGGCGGCGGTGGCGACCCGCCAGCGCGCGCTCATCGCCGGCGTCGGCGTCTACGCGCTCTTCGTGCTCCTGTGGGGGCTGTTCACCGGTCGCGTGGTCGGCGCGTTCTCCGGCCCGATCGAGGCCCTGCCCGTCTCCATGGCGCAGATACGCACCTTCCTCGACGCCGCGAACCCGACGAGCGGGATCGAACTCCTCGCCAACGCGTTCCTGGGCGACCAACTCCTCTCGGGTGATTCCGTCAACCAGCAGGTGTCCGCGGTCGCGATGCTGGTCTTCTGGACGCTCGCGCCGCCGCTCGCCGGGCTGTTGAAGTTCGACCGCGCAGACCTCTGA